The Fulvivirga ligni genome window below encodes:
- a CDS encoding SagB family peptide dehydrogenase — MLNSLWKEAELSSESATPCWEIFHESSKTGHYDGALTNNQVVEEMSNLYDVFPYKQFPSIKLPDTFAPVRRTFLEAVQNRVTPMQISAEKLSLEQLKTILYCGYGVTRDNADNEYIKRPFRTVPSGGALYPLELYFYVHDTVEGLEPGVYHYAPTENAVQLIKPGIHDEQIAEALVSFQTHLAYDTSLLIFITAVFNRSVFKYKEKGYRFALLEAGHVAQNINLAATALDLGVINIGGFHDRLVDRFMEIDGLNHATIYMNGICKRN; from the coding sequence ATGCTGAATTCACTATGGAAAGAGGCAGAATTAAGCTCCGAGTCTGCCACCCCGTGTTGGGAAATTTTTCATGAGAGCTCTAAAACGGGCCATTATGACGGAGCACTTACTAACAATCAGGTAGTGGAGGAAATGAGCAATCTGTATGATGTGTTTCCTTACAAGCAGTTTCCTTCAATAAAGTTACCAGATACTTTCGCCCCTGTTCGTCGCACTTTTTTAGAAGCAGTGCAAAACAGGGTGACTCCGATGCAAATTTCTGCTGAAAAGCTCTCTTTAGAGCAGCTAAAAACCATACTCTATTGTGGTTATGGCGTTACCAGAGATAATGCAGACAATGAATATATAAAAAGGCCTTTTAGAACAGTGCCCTCCGGAGGAGCTCTGTATCCTTTGGAGCTATACTTTTATGTGCACGATACCGTGGAGGGGCTCGAACCTGGTGTCTATCATTATGCGCCCACTGAAAATGCCGTGCAGCTGATTAAACCTGGCATTCATGATGAGCAGATAGCTGAAGCACTGGTGAGCTTTCAGACCCATCTGGCCTATGACACCTCATTGCTCATATTCATTACGGCTGTTTTCAATAGATCTGTTTTCAAGTACAAAGAAAAAGGCTATCGTTTTGCCTTGCTGGAGGCAGGCCATGTGGCTCAGAACATAAATCTGGCGGCTACGGCTTTGGATCTGGGTGTAATCAATATTGGCGGCTTCCATGATAGACTGGTAGATCGATTCATGGAGATTGACGGTTTAAATCACGCAACTATTTATATGAATGGAATTTGTAAAAGAAATTAA
- a CDS encoding YcaO-like family protein, translated as MMSDLLTPIRRLTDTLPYLLDPKVGIITGLSEHPLEIDSPSFFRFNGSAANTEAFGEYRNFAIGGGAATSRELALAKTVGECVERYCAAIYDKQQFPLFTYNEAPFKCVHPKDFALYSAEQYIHPEFDFDEFTTDSPVRWIEALNMDSQEPMWIPASMVFVPYFFYQNGDETPIIQPISSGLSCHCSFEEAVIGGICEVIERDDFMITWQAQLSRTKITKSSLSKSNQDLVARFEKVGYEIHLMDISNETGIPGILAVAVGSKTDFVPLVVAASVALSPEEAVRKALEELAHTERYAYQIKYELPRLQAHPEYDNVLGQVHHVNFWMNPAVRKHAEFLYSSDQYIDFGELKDFSKSNPLEEMKEVVSVINASGYEVLITDITTSDIQSLGMKVVRAVIPGYHPLFMGYHKRALGGERLWTVPQKLGFKGITKEEGDYPFPHPFP; from the coding sequence ATGATGAGTGATCTATTAACACCTATCAGGCGGCTTACTGATACTTTGCCTTACCTTCTCGATCCTAAAGTGGGCATCATTACCGGGCTTAGTGAGCATCCTCTTGAGATTGATTCGCCAAGTTTTTTTAGGTTTAATGGCTCTGCGGCCAATACTGAAGCTTTTGGCGAATACCGCAATTTTGCCATCGGTGGCGGTGCCGCTACCAGCCGGGAGCTCGCTCTGGCAAAAACCGTTGGAGAATGCGTGGAACGATATTGCGCAGCTATTTATGATAAGCAACAATTTCCTTTGTTCACATACAATGAGGCGCCATTCAAATGTGTGCATCCAAAAGACTTTGCCCTGTACAGTGCCGAGCAATATATTCACCCTGAGTTCGATTTTGATGAGTTCACCACAGACTCGCCGGTAAGGTGGATAGAGGCCCTTAACATGGATAGCCAAGAGCCGATGTGGATTCCTGCATCAATGGTATTTGTTCCCTACTTTTTCTATCAAAATGGTGATGAAACTCCTATCATTCAACCCATATCTTCAGGTCTTTCTTGTCATTGTTCTTTTGAGGAGGCAGTGATTGGTGGCATTTGTGAAGTGATAGAAAGAGATGATTTTATGATTACCTGGCAGGCACAGCTTTCCAGAACTAAAATAACAAAGTCGTCTTTGAGTAAGAGTAATCAGGATTTAGTCGCTCGCTTTGAGAAAGTAGGGTATGAGATTCACCTGATGGATATTTCTAATGAAACAGGTATTCCTGGTATTCTTGCCGTGGCTGTTGGCTCTAAAACGGATTTTGTGCCCCTGGTAGTGGCAGCATCAGTAGCGCTATCACCAGAAGAGGCCGTAAGAAAGGCTCTGGAAGAGCTGGCACACACTGAGCGATATGCTTATCAGATTAAGTATGAACTACCGCGGTTACAGGCTCACCCTGAGTATGATAACGTGCTGGGGCAAGTGCATCATGTTAATTTCTGGATGAACCCCGCAGTAAGGAAGCATGCTGAATTTCTCTATAGTTCCGATCAATATATTGATTTCGGTGAGCTGAAAGATTTTTCAAAAAGTAATCCTTTAGAAGAGATGAAAGAGGTGGTCTCTGTAATCAATGCTTCTGGTTATGAGGTGCTTATTACGGACATTACCACTTCAGATATTCAAAGCCTTGGTATGAAAGTGGTCAGGGCCGTAATTCCCGGGTATCATCCTTTATTCATGGGATATCATAAGCGTGCTTTAGGCGGAGAAAGATTATGGACTGTGCCTCAGAAACTCGGGTTTAAAGGTATCACCAAAGAAGAAGGCGACTATCCTTTTCCTCATCCTTTTCCTTAA
- a CDS encoding PAS domain S-box protein, producing MRNWLVRSWNRVLNIGMDPRLNKTQLIRLHTINAFLFIAMTLTILFIAVFSAMGSYSTLEGLSLLPIALFILYLNSRKKYTAARLLLIYGLITASLILAISDRRTGTEFLIIAIGCCSTLIFEKPISIVLAFLTALASYSFYQWYDNTFPFEPDPTLPYVLIESTLLFLSALMILCASLVFRSLLHNYAKSLEQANNEIQDINIQLKDSNEELTATTEKLNVSIQQKKSELKAYLDIIDINLFAVTTDKESRILSINKPALALTGYTKEELLHKSFNIFNSGYHDEAFFKEMNETIHAGESWRGEIRDKAKDGSHFWLDMVIMPVKENGTDISYFLCLALPITDRKIVELERTKNLETLNTIANNASHQVRRPIASLLGLLNLHRDMKIKPEELPWIASKLHDHILELDKAASHLTYTIHTHTLGIEELIKKGNNGEAKKE from the coding sequence ATGCGGAACTGGCTAGTAAGAAGTTGGAATCGGGTTTTAAATATTGGTATGGATCCTCGGCTGAATAAGACTCAGCTGATCCGGTTACATACTATTAATGCCTTCCTTTTTATTGCCATGACCTTAACGATACTGTTCATAGCAGTTTTTAGTGCCATGGGATCTTACAGCACACTTGAAGGCCTTTCCTTGCTCCCCATTGCGCTATTCATTCTCTACTTAAACTCCAGAAAAAAGTATACTGCAGCCCGTTTATTACTGATATATGGTCTCATTACTGCCAGTCTGATCCTCGCTATTTCTGATAGACGAACAGGAACGGAGTTTTTGATTATAGCTATTGGTTGTTGCTCCACCCTAATTTTCGAAAAGCCCATATCCATTGTACTTGCTTTTCTGACGGCACTAGCGAGCTATTCTTTCTACCAGTGGTATGATAATACTTTTCCCTTTGAGCCGGACCCCACTCTACCCTATGTGCTCATAGAAAGTACTTTATTATTTCTTTCAGCTCTAATGATACTTTGTGCATCCCTGGTGTTTCGCTCGCTACTGCACAATTATGCTAAAAGCCTGGAGCAGGCCAATAATGAAATTCAGGACATCAACATCCAACTGAAAGATAGTAACGAAGAACTCACCGCTACCACCGAAAAGCTTAATGTTTCTATTCAGCAGAAGAAATCTGAGTTGAAGGCATATCTGGACATCATCGATATTAATCTATTTGCTGTCACTACTGATAAAGAAAGTCGAATACTGTCCATCAACAAACCCGCCCTTGCGCTCACCGGCTACACTAAAGAGGAACTACTCCACAAAAGCTTCAACATTTTTAATTCCGGGTATCATGACGAGGCCTTTTTTAAAGAAATGAACGAGACCATCCATGCTGGTGAAAGCTGGCGTGGCGAAATTAGGGACAAGGCTAAAGACGGCTCTCACTTCTGGCTAGATATGGTGATTATGCCTGTGAAAGAAAACGGCACCGATATATCTTACTTTTTATGCCTTGCCCTGCCCATTACCGACCGGAAGATCGTGGAACTGGAGAGAACCAAAAACCTGGAAACCCTCAATACCATTGCAAACAATGCCTCTCATCAGGTGAGGCGTCCTATTGCGAGCCTGCTTGGACTTCTCAACCTACACCGAGACATGAAGATAAAGCCCGAAGAACTGCCGTGGATAGCTTCCAAACTGCACGATCACATTCTGGAGCTAGACAAAGCCGCCAGCCACCTCACCTACACCATCCACACCCATACTCTGGGGATAGAGGAACTCATAAAAAAGGGGAACAACGGCGAAGCCAAAAAAGAGTAG
- a CDS encoding universal stress protein produces MKNILVPIDFSPHSKAAFTIAYDLASRINATLNVFHVIENPKTSVLLPDLYLKGIPNSKNFNENLIQLAEEKIQQWIAAKNGNTEVKIHAYVGSLNDEFKKYTKANQPDLIVMGVKGYSDKSLNTIGSFTEKNIKKLDYPVLTVKSDFAKREFSKIAMIADFIENEATIAFEIKRLNKLFGAHVEIVHINTPQDFESDKVLETKFQVFVDKYLLENCTLVTYNHYNKEEGIILAAKKLKVDLIAIASQSKSMVDRLLPFTQERAIGEDFIESLEYPIWIFRSNFKLPTEASFVDELMGPKFSL; encoded by the coding sequence ATGAAAAATATACTCGTACCTATTGATTTTTCTCCGCATTCTAAAGCGGCGTTCACCATTGCTTATGACCTGGCCTCAAGGATTAATGCCACGCTCAACGTGTTCCACGTCATTGAAAATCCAAAAACATCCGTTTTATTGCCAGATTTATATTTGAAAGGTATCCCTAATAGCAAGAACTTCAATGAGAACCTGATCCAATTGGCTGAAGAGAAAATTCAGCAGTGGATAGCTGCTAAGAATGGTAATACTGAAGTTAAAATTCATGCTTATGTAGGCAGCCTGAATGACGAGTTTAAGAAATATACAAAGGCTAACCAACCTGATTTAATCGTGATGGGCGTGAAGGGGTATAGTGATAAGAGTTTGAACACTATTGGTTCGTTCACTGAAAAGAATATTAAAAAATTAGATTACCCGGTGCTCACGGTAAAGTCTGATTTCGCCAAAAGGGAGTTCAGCAAAATCGCTATGATTGCCGATTTTATAGAGAATGAAGCTACTATAGCTTTTGAAATAAAGAGGTTGAATAAGCTTTTTGGTGCTCACGTGGAGATTGTGCATATCAACACTCCACAAGATTTTGAAAGTGACAAGGTGCTGGAGACTAAATTTCAGGTGTTCGTAGATAAGTACTTGCTCGAAAACTGTACGCTAGTCACTTATAACCACTATAATAAGGAAGAGGGCATCATTCTGGCTGCCAAGAAGTTAAAGGTTGATTTGATAGCAATTGCCTCTCAGTCGAAGAGCATGGTTGATCGATTGCTACCTTTCACTCAGGAGCGAGCTATTGGAGAGGACTTCATTGAAAGTTTGGAATACCCTATCTGGATTTTCAGGTCTAACTTTAAGTTACCCACGGAAGCTAGTTTTGTTGATGAGTTGATGGGGCCGAAGTTTTCATTGTAA
- a CDS encoding ion transporter — MKNKIFKHLTKGDHGSSTFVVFDYAIMVLITLNVIAITLETIPSIYQSHKTILQNFEIISIMIFTIEYLLRLYISDLSHPSKSKFKSALKFIFSFYGIIDLLAILPFYIPFAIVIDLRFLRLLRLMRFMRILKMNRYNNSLSLIWSVVKDKRRELIMTGFITLMIILISSFLMFYIEGPVQPNKFPNVFAAFWWAIATLTTVGYGDIYPITAVGKFVSGIIAILGIGVVALPTGIISAGFMEKLKEKKTTVKCPHCKNSFEISSESDLQ, encoded by the coding sequence ATGAAAAATAAGATATTTAAACACCTGACCAAAGGTGATCATGGATCCAGCACATTCGTAGTATTTGATTATGCCATAATGGTGTTGATTACCTTAAATGTTATAGCCATAACTTTAGAAACCATTCCTTCAATCTATCAAAGCCACAAAACAATACTTCAAAATTTCGAAATCATTTCAATAATGATTTTCACCATAGAATACTTGCTCAGGCTATATATTTCTGATCTTTCACACCCGAGCAAGAGCAAATTTAAATCTGCTCTAAAATTCATTTTTTCATTTTATGGCATAATAGACTTACTTGCTATACTTCCTTTTTATATTCCATTTGCAATTGTTATAGATCTACGGTTCTTAAGGCTGTTGCGCTTAATGCGTTTCATGCGCATTCTTAAAATGAACCGATATAACAATTCATTGAGTTTGATATGGAGCGTGGTTAAGGATAAAAGAAGAGAGTTGATTATGACAGGATTCATTACACTAATGATTATTCTTATCTCATCATTTCTGATGTTTTATATTGAAGGACCAGTACAACCGAATAAGTTTCCTAATGTTTTTGCGGCCTTCTGGTGGGCAATAGCAACTTTAACCACAGTGGGTTACGGAGATATTTATCCAATAACCGCCGTTGGAAAATTCGTTAGTGGCATAATCGCTATTCTTGGAATAGGCGTGGTGGCGCTTCCCACGGGAATTATAAGCGCAGGTTTCATGGAAAAGTTAAAAGAAAAAAAGACCACAGTGAAATGCCCACATTGCAAGAATAGCTTTGAAATTTCTTCGGAGAGTGACCTACAGTGA
- a CDS encoding IS110 family transposase, giving the protein MKKMRANAAGIDIGAKHIFVSLENKDVRVFETFTESFREASSYLLSEGIETVAMEATGVYWIILYEILESAGLDVWLVDGRQTRQVPGRKTDVKDCQWIQQLHSHGLLNRCFVPDAQVKEVRAYQRLREDHLRTASMHVNHMQKSLIEMNIRLKEVLSQVHGASGLAIIEAILSGERDAQKLLSLCHSSIREKKASQVLKALSGYYTEAGLFALEQAFSGYKFYKQQIQACDHKLEEVMKRVNNYDSDMQSKNEIESVKDRKPVRHNKPDIDHLGGHLLKIFSGKDATCLPGITDYTWLQLYSEIGLELYNWPSEKHFTSWLGLSPGQHQSGKKNKTRNRKYRPKAGQIFRQLAQSLIESKKIALGAFGRRLKSKRGPGIATKATARKLAVLYWRLMVKGLDYTEKGIKAYEEKMQLHREKWLIKTAKELGYELEQIPI; this is encoded by the coding sequence ATGAAAAAGATGAGAGCAAATGCTGCAGGCATAGATATAGGTGCCAAGCACATTTTTGTGTCCTTAGAAAACAAGGATGTTCGAGTTTTTGAGACCTTCACTGAAAGTTTTCGAGAGGCATCTTCCTATTTATTATCAGAGGGGATCGAGACAGTGGCTATGGAAGCTACAGGTGTTTACTGGATCATCCTTTATGAGATCCTTGAATCAGCAGGTTTAGATGTCTGGTTAGTAGATGGGCGCCAGACTAGACAAGTACCAGGTCGAAAGACTGATGTAAAGGACTGTCAATGGATTCAGCAACTCCATAGTCATGGTTTGTTGAATCGCTGTTTTGTTCCCGATGCTCAAGTAAAGGAAGTTCGTGCTTACCAGCGCTTGAGAGAAGATCATCTGAGAACAGCCTCTATGCATGTAAATCATATGCAAAAGTCACTAATTGAGATGAATATTCGACTCAAAGAGGTGCTCAGTCAGGTACATGGAGCCAGTGGTCTGGCAATCATAGAAGCTATCCTGTCAGGAGAACGTGATGCCCAAAAGCTCTTATCCCTGTGCCATAGCAGTATTAGAGAAAAAAAGGCATCTCAAGTCCTCAAGGCGCTTTCAGGCTATTATACCGAGGCTGGGTTGTTTGCTTTGGAACAGGCATTCAGCGGTTATAAATTTTATAAGCAACAAATACAGGCATGTGACCATAAACTAGAGGAAGTTATGAAACGGGTCAATAATTACGATTCAGATATGCAAAGCAAAAATGAAATAGAGTCTGTTAAAGACCGAAAACCAGTTAGGCATAATAAGCCTGATATTGACCACTTAGGAGGACACCTACTCAAAATTTTTTCAGGCAAAGATGCTACGTGTTTGCCGGGCATTACCGATTATACCTGGCTACAATTGTATTCGGAAATAGGTCTGGAACTTTATAATTGGCCAAGCGAGAAACATTTCACTTCATGGCTAGGGTTATCTCCAGGTCAACACCAGTCCGGCAAGAAAAACAAAACCAGAAACCGAAAGTACAGGCCGAAGGCTGGACAAATATTTAGGCAACTTGCCCAAAGTTTAATTGAAAGCAAAAAGATAGCACTAGGTGCTTTTGGGCGCAGATTAAAAAGCAAAAGAGGTCCTGGAATAGCGACTAAAGCCACAGCACGAAAACTGGCAGTACTCTACTGGCGGCTTATGGTAAAAGGTCTTGACTACACAGAAAAAGGGATCAAAGCATATGAAGAAAAAATGCAGCTTCATAGAGAAAAGTGGCTAATAAAAACAGCTAAAGAATTAGGTTATGAGCTTGAACAAATACCTATTTAG
- a CDS encoding DUF6734 family protein has translation MKFIQSFWSKPFTDSKHSNNWNYRHNGGYPNPFLFYASWCYSCLSIKKYYPNLHLITDDEGVYIFRDVLNLPYTSFSTRLNTLGDYDKGLWALGKLLAYSMQDKPFCHLDGDVFLFGSVLDKVIKKPIFCQSFDHDTDQYTEIHAYVHSHFNDVPKSFNGNLNNNLKLINAGIIGGTNIKIFQDYTASAFELINNNADKLNDINMGLLNLYYEQFLFSNIVEQQKFQVHTLFPETDQTPNFATFHNIPNEAQYVHLISHLKKSTEFLELIVARLFLEFPEYYERLKNVFKKELL, from the coding sequence ATGAAGTTTATTCAATCATTTTGGTCAAAGCCATTTACAGATTCAAAACATAGCAACAATTGGAACTATCGTCATAACGGAGGATATCCCAATCCCTTTCTTTTCTATGCTTCTTGGTGCTATAGCTGCTTGTCAATAAAAAAATACTATCCCAACCTACATCTGATAACTGATGATGAAGGGGTTTATATTTTCAGAGATGTTCTAAACCTTCCCTACACATCTTTTTCCACCAGACTAAATACTCTTGGCGATTACGACAAGGGGTTGTGGGCTTTAGGTAAATTATTGGCCTACAGCATGCAAGATAAACCTTTTTGCCATTTAGATGGAGATGTGTTTTTGTTTGGTTCCGTGCTCGACAAAGTGATCAAAAAACCTATTTTCTGCCAGAGTTTTGATCATGATACTGACCAGTATACCGAAATTCATGCTTATGTACATTCCCATTTTAATGATGTCCCAAAATCATTCAATGGAAACCTCAACAACAACTTAAAACTCATAAATGCGGGCATCATAGGGGGAACCAACATCAAAATTTTCCAGGATTATACTGCCTCAGCTTTTGAGCTGATAAATAATAATGCAGATAAATTAAATGACATTAATATGGGGCTGCTCAATTTATACTACGAGCAATTTCTGTTCAGCAATATTGTGGAGCAGCAAAAATTTCAAGTGCACACTCTCTTTCCTGAGACTGATCAAACTCCCAATTTCGCAACATTTCATAATATTCCGAATGAAGCACAGTACGTGCATTTGATAAGTCATTTAAAAAAGTCAACCGAATTTCTAGAACTAATAGTGGCAAGGCTATTTCTCGAATTTCCAGAATATTATGAGCGATTGAAAAACGTATTTAAAAAAGAATTGCTGTGA